The Acinetobacter calcoaceticus sequence AAAAAATCTAGTTTTCTATTTTAGTAATAAAGCCTGCTCTTAAATAGCAGGCTTTATTTTAATTAGAATAAAGAGATCTATTTAGATACTAATTGTTGCCCCTAAAACTTTCACAAATTGCGCTAACCAAGCAGGATGTGCAGGCCAAGCAGGCGCAGTCACTAAATGTCCATCTGTAACAGCTTCGGTCACAGCAATATCTGCGTATTGTCCACCTGCTAATTTTACTTCGGCAGCACATGCTGGATAAGCCGAACACAAGCGGTCTTTTAATACGTCTGCCGCAGCAAGTAACTGAGCGCCATGGCATACGGCTGCAATTGGTTTTTTCACTCGATCAAACTCACGCACAATTTCGATAACACGTTCATTCATGCGTAAATATTCTGGTGCACGACCACCCGGAATGACTAAGCCTACATAGTCTTCAGTATTAACCGCCTCAAAATCATAGTTAATGGCAAAATTGTGACCGCGTTTTTCGCTATAGGTTTGGTCACCTTCAAAGTCATGAATAGCAGTAGCAATATGGTCGCCGTTTTTTTTATTTGGGCAAACAGCATGTACGGTATAACCTAAACCAGTTAAAAACTGAAAAGGAACCATAGTTTCATAGTCTTCAGCGTAGTCACCGACCAACATTAAAATCTTTTTAGACATGATTTATCTCTCTTTTTAAAATATAAGTTATCTAAAGTTTTAATTTAAATTAGCACAGTCACTGTGTAGTTTTTTAGGAAAAAGCGCATTCTTTAGTCGAAGGATGTTTCATAAGTGATATAAAAAAGCCTCGATAAATCGAGGCTTTTTAAAGCTCATTAGGTCTTTTCTTATAACTGGCAAGCTTTACCTTGATATTCATAACGGTTGACGATGTATTCCTTACCATTCCATCGATAAATAGCAAAACAGAAGCCTGGACCGCCATTTTCAATATCAAGCCAACCATCTTTGCCTTTAGTTTTCAAAAAGGTAGGTATGCCAGAGTCACTAAATAGTTGTTTCCATTTACCGTCTTTTTGCTGTGAAATAATATGGTAGCCAACGCCAGTATTGCCATAGCACATGCTACTATCTTGAATAATGGCATCTTTACGGCCATCACCATTTAAATCTTGATAAATAATAATTTCACCAGTATCGCAGTTGCCTTTCCAGCCATGTTTTGTTTTTTTGAAATCTGCAGCTTTAAAAATAGATGCCACTTCACTTTTTGGAATTTGAATAGATTGAGCGAAAAGTGTCGAGTTTATTAACAATAAAGAAGTCGTAATAAGTAATCTAATTTTCATGGTTAACCTATTAGGGATGGTTTTAGTTTAAAAATTTATTGTGGGTTCATTAAGTTTATAAAACAGATAAAAAACCCGCTCTAAAGCGGGTTTCTTTTTAAAGTAGATTAGCTTAACCAATTAATTTCTTCATTAATTCATTTACTTGCGCAGGGTTGGCTTTACCCTTAGACGCTTTCATGACTTGACCTACAAGACCGTTAAAGGCTTTTTCTTTACCAGACTTGTATTCTTCAACCATTTTTTCATTGGCTGCAAGTACTTCTTTAATGATTGCTTCAATTGCACCAGTGTCGGTTTCTTGCTTTAAGCCTTTTTCCGCAATAATGTCATCGGCAGATTTACCTTCCGATTCCCACATAAAGCCAAAGACTTGTTTCGCAATCTTACCGCTGATGGTGTTATCAACAATACGTGCAATCATGCCACCAAGCTGTTCAGCAGAAACAGGTGAGTCTGCTAAGTCTAGGTTTGCTTTGTTTAAAGCACCTGAGAATTCACCCATTACCCAGTTTGCAGATACTTTACCTTGTGCGGCACCGCCCGCAGCAGCCACAACAGCCTCGAAAAAGTCCGCCATTTCGCGTGAGAGCGTAAGTACATGTGCATCGTACTCAGTTACACCAAAGTCTGCGATAAAGCGTGCACGGCGTGCAGCAGGTAGTTCTGGAAGCGCAGCACGAGCAGCTTCAATTTGCTCATCTGCAATAATCACTGGTAACAAGTCTGGATCTGGGAAGTAGCGGTAATCATTCGCTTCTTCTTTAGAACGCATTGAACGCGTTTCCATTTTGTTTGGATCGAATAAACGTGTTTCTTGGTCGATGCTTCCGCCGTATTCCAAAATTTCCATTTGGCGTTCAATTTCAACATTGATCGCTTGCTCGATGAAACGGAATGAGTTGAGGTTTTTCAACTCACAGCGTGTACCAAATGGCTGTCCCGGACGACGTAAAGACACGTTACAGTCTGCACGGAATGAACCTTCAGCCATGTTACCGTCAGAAATACCTAACCAACGCACAAGTGTGTGAATTGATTTGATGTAAGCCACAGCTTCTTCAACCGAACGCATATCTGGTTCAGATACGATTTCAAGTAACGGCGTACCAGCACGGTTTAAGTCAATGCCAGACATGCCTTCAAATTGGTCATGAATAGATTTACCCGCATCTTCTTCGAGGTGAGCACGTGTTACGCCAATACGTTTGATTGTGCCATCTTCAAGCTGGATATCAACATGGCCCAAGCCAACAATCGGGTTATCCATCTGGCTAATTTGGTAGCCTTTTGGCGAGTCAGGATAGAAATAGTTTTTACGTGCGAACACAGAAGCTTGGTCGATGTATGCATCGATACCCAAACCAAAGCGAATCGCAAGATCAACCACTTTTTGATTGAGAACAGGCAAAACACCTGGCATGGCCAAGTCTACAAGGCTCGCTTGAGTGTTTGGGTCTTGACCGAATTCAGTCGATGAACCAGAGAAAATTTTAGAGTTGGTTGCAAGCTGAGTGTGGATTTCGATACCAATAACGACTTCCCAACCGTCAATCAATTTCAACTTTTGAGCTTCAGCCATTATGCATTCTCCTCAGCAATTGCCGCACGTTTGGTATGCCAGTCAGTAGTTTGTTGGTATTGATGAACAATTGACAACAATTGTGATTCGGACCAATAGTTACCAATCAACTGTAAGCCGACAGGTAAGCTGTCTTTGTCAAAACCAACAGGAGCATTAATCGCTGGTAAGCCTGCTAAGTTCACTGCAAGTGTATAGATATCACCTAAATACATTTCAGTTGGACTTAAGTTTGCACCAATTTTATAAGCAGTGGTTGGTGCAGAAGGAGCAGCAATCACGTCTACATTTTCAAATGCTTTTAAGAAGTCTTGTTGAATTAAACGACGTACTTTTTGCGCTTTCACATAGTAAGCATCGTAATAACCCGCAGAGAGGGCATAGGTACCAATTAAGATACGGCGTTGAACTTCTGGACCAAAACCTTCTGAACGCGAACGCTTGTAAAGATCCATCAAGTCAGCCGGGTTTTCACAGCGATAGCCGTAGCGAACACCATCGTAACGAGACAAGTTAGAAGATGCTTCTGCTGGTGCGATGAGGTAATACGTTGGAACATAGGCTTCAGTCATATTGAGATCAATCTCAACAAGAGTTGCACCCATTTCTTCCAGCTTTTTCAAAGACTCTTCAACACGAGCTTTTACGTCAGCATCTAAACCAGCAACGTTGAAATACTGTTTAGGAATACCAATACGTAAACCTTTTACAGATGTGCCATTTAAGTTTGCAACGTAGTCATCAACTTCTTTTTTAACAGAAGTTGAGTCTTTTGCATCGTGACCTGCCATTACATTCATTAGGAAAGCACAATCTTCAGCAGAACGTGCCATTGGACCTGCTTGGTCAAGTGATGATGCGTAGGCAATGATTCCGAAACGAGATACGCGACCATAGGTTGGTTTTAAGCCCGTTAAACCACAGAAAGAGGCTGGTTGGCGAATTGAACCACCTGTATCAGTACCCGTTGCAAAAGGCGCTAAATCAGCTGCTACTGCCGCAGCAGAACCACCAGATGAACCACCCGGAACATGATCAAGTGCCCATGGGTTGTTCGTTGCACCTACATATGAGCTTTCCGAAGTTGAACCCATCGCAAACTCGTCCATATTCACTTTACCTAAAGTGACAAGACCAGCTGCTTTAGTTTTTTCAACAACAGTTGCATCGTAAGGAGAGATGAAATTGTCTAATATTTTTGAACCAGCAGTTGTTTTAATGCCTTTGGTACAAAAAATATCTTTGTGTGCCAGAGGAATACCCGTTAGAGCAGTTGCATTACCTGCTTTTAATGCAGCATCGGCAGCGTCTGCTTCTGCAAGCGCTTGTTCAGGTGTAACCGTCACATAGCTTTTAACTTGTGAGTCGATTTTAGCAATACGTTTTAAATAGTGTTCAGTCAGTTCGCGAGATGAAAACTTCGCTTGGCTTAAGCCCTCAGCAAGTTCACGAATTGATAAGCGATGTAAATCAGTCATGAGTAAAATTTCTTTACATTCAAAATAGGGAAGATGGGTTAATTGAGTAAAAGTTATTCAATCACGCGAGGAACAAGATACAAACCATCTTGAGTTGCTGGTGCAACTGCTTGGTACTCATCTCGATGATTGCTTTCAGTTACCACATCAGCACGTAAAGGTTGAGGATTGTCAAAAGGACTTTTCAAAGGTTCTACGCCTTCCGTATCAATGCCTTTTAAGGTTTCCATCATGCCTAAAATTTTATTTAGACTTTGAGCATATTCAGCAGATTGCGTATCATTGAGCGACAATCGAGCAAGATTGGCGATTGCTGAAACTGTTTGTGCATTTAAATCTGCTGAATGCTGTGCATCCGATGTAGACATAACATCACCTAATCAGTATTAAAAATTTTCAAAATATCGTGCGTTATAATAAGCGATTGACTTGTTCAAATCATCACATTTAGTTTAAAGTTGCCACCTTGCATCCACATGAAAGTTTAACTGAGAACGAACCGTGATTCTAAAACGACTAATTGGCTTGTTTTCGCCGGATCTAGCCATTGATTTAGGTACAGCAAATACACTTATTTATGCACCAGGCCGCGGCATTATATTAAATGAACCAACAGTTGTGGCAATTCGTCACAGTGGTTCACAAAAAATTGTTGCTGCTGTAGGTCTAGATGCTAAGCAAATGTTAGGCCGTACACCTGCGAATATTTCTGCAATTCGTCCAATGAAAGACGGTGTAATTGCGGATTTTGAAGTGACTGAAACCATGTTAAATCAGTTTATTGGTAAAGTTCACGAAAAACGTTTGTTCCCACCTGCACCTCGTGTGGTTGTATGTGTACCATGTAAATCAACTTTGGTCGAGCGTCGTGCAATTCGCGAAGCAGTATTTAATGCTGGTGCCCGTGATGTTCGTCTCATTGAAGAGCCTATGGCTGCTGCAATTGGCGCAGGTATGCCAGTTGAACAGGCGTGTGGTTCTATGGTTGTGGATGTTGGTGGCGGTACAACAGAAATTGCAATTATTTCATTGCAAGGTTGTGTCTATGCTGACTCTTTACGCATCGGTGGTGACGTATTTGATGAGCAAATCATCAATTATGTTCGTAAAGCTCATGGTTGCGTGATTGGTGAAACCACAGCAGAAATTATCAAAAAAGAAGTCGGTATGGCTGTTTCTGATGGCACAACATTAGAAATTGAAGTACGTGGTCGTAACCTTGCAGAAGGTGTACCTCGTGCAATTACCGTAACTTCTGACGAAATTACTCAAGCAATTTCTGATCCATTACAAAACATTGTAAGTGCAGTAAAATCAGCACTTGAGCAAACTCCTCCAGAACTTTCTTCTGATATTGCTGAGCGCGGTATTGTGTTGACAGGTGGTGGTGCATTGCTCCGTAACCTCGATAAATTATTAGCTCAAGAAACAGGTTTACCGGTTGTTGTTGCTGAAGATCCTCTTACTTGCGTGACCCGTGGTGGTGGTAAAGTATTGGAATTCTTTGACAACCCGAACCATGACATGCTTTTTGTTGGTTAAGTTTAAGGATTAGGCGGTGCAACAGAATATTTTTTCAAGACAGCCGCCATCTTTCCGCTCGTTCATTATTGCGGTCATTACATGTTTGGTTGTGCTGTTTTTTGACTGGCGCATGCCTTATGTAATTCAGCCAGCAAGGGATGTCTTGTACGCTGCATATAATCCAATTTATGCATTGGCTAGCTATCCGGTACTGTCGAGAGAATGGCTGAATCAACAAACAAAATCTGAAGCACAGCTGCGTCGTGAAAATACTGCGATGCAGGCTGAGTTGTTACAAGCCCAAGTCCGATTACAGAAGCTTTCTGAACTATCAGCTGAAAATACCCGTTTGCGAGGTCTGCTTGATACGCCATTAATTATTGATGGTCGTATGGAGATTGCCGAAGTGATTGGTACCGATGCGGACCCATTGCGTCATATCATCATTATTAACCGAGGCTCTATGGACCATCTTAAGGTCGGCCAAACGGTTTTAGATGATAAGGGGATTATGGGGCAGATCATTAATGTATATCCTCATAGCTCACGTATAATGCTGTTATCAGATAAAGAACATTCACTTTCTGTGCGCCTTGAACGCACCGGAATGCGGGCAATTGTTTCTGGTACGGGTGATTTGGGCCGTTTGAAAATGGAATATGTTCCGACCAGTGCGAACATTCAGGTGGGGGATAAAGTGTTTAGCTCAGGTTTGGGTGAACATTTCCCAGCAGGTTATGCAGTGGGTACAGTTGCTAAAATAAGACGTCATAATTCAGGTGAATTTGCTGAAATTGATGTAACACCAGCAGCGCAATTAGCAACAGGACACCATGTTGTAGTGCTTTTCTCTGAGTCATTAGCGAAGGAGCAACCTTATGCCGATCGCTAAACTAAAGCGAGAAAAGAACAATGATCCATTATGGGGGATTATTATCTCCGTTATTATTGGATCAGTACTCATGATTTATCCGTTGTCTTACGATATTTCAGGCTGGCGTCCATTATTCATGCTGATGATTACGCTATTTTGGGTCGTCTGTCAGCCTTCTTGGTGTGGTGTCTGGTTTGCATTTGGAATGGGAATTTTTACAGATTTATTGCTTGATGCACCGTTAGG is a genomic window containing:
- a CDS encoding DJ-1/PfpI family protein; this encodes MSKKILMLVGDYAEDYETMVPFQFLTGLGYTVHAVCPNKKNGDHIATAIHDFEGDQTYSEKRGHNFAINYDFEAVNTEDYVGLVIPGGRAPEYLRMNERVIEIVREFDRVKKPIAAVCHGAQLLAAADVLKDRLCSAYPACAAEVKLAGGQYADIAVTEAVTDGHLVTAPAWPAHPAWLAQFVKVLGATISI
- the gatB gene encoding Asp-tRNA(Asn)/Glu-tRNA(Gln) amidotransferase subunit GatB yields the protein MAEAQKLKLIDGWEVVIGIEIHTQLATNSKIFSGSSTEFGQDPNTQASLVDLAMPGVLPVLNQKVVDLAIRFGLGIDAYIDQASVFARKNYFYPDSPKGYQISQMDNPIVGLGHVDIQLEDGTIKRIGVTRAHLEEDAGKSIHDQFEGMSGIDLNRAGTPLLEIVSEPDMRSVEEAVAYIKSIHTLVRWLGISDGNMAEGSFRADCNVSLRRPGQPFGTRCELKNLNSFRFIEQAINVEIERQMEILEYGGSIDQETRLFDPNKMETRSMRSKEEANDYRYFPDPDLLPVIIADEQIEAARAALPELPAARRARFIADFGVTEYDAHVLTLSREMADFFEAVVAAAGGAAQGKVSANWVMGEFSGALNKANLDLADSPVSAEQLGGMIARIVDNTISGKIAKQVFGFMWESEGKSADDIIAEKGLKQETDTGAIEAIIKEVLAANEKMVEEYKSGKEKAFNGLVGQVMKASKGKANPAQVNELMKKLIG
- a CDS encoding rod shape-determining protein, translated to MILKRLIGLFSPDLAIDLGTANTLIYAPGRGIILNEPTVVAIRHSGSQKIVAAVGLDAKQMLGRTPANISAIRPMKDGVIADFEVTETMLNQFIGKVHEKRLFPPAPRVVVCVPCKSTLVERRAIREAVFNAGARDVRLIEEPMAAAIGAGMPVEQACGSMVVDVGGGTTEIAIISLQGCVYADSLRIGGDVFDEQIINYVRKAHGCVIGETTAEIIKKEVGMAVSDGTTLEIEVRGRNLAEGVPRAITVTSDEITQAISDPLQNIVSAVKSALEQTPPELSSDIAERGIVLTGGGALLRNLDKLLAQETGLPVVVAEDPLTCVTRGGGKVLEFFDNPNHDMLFVG
- the gatC gene encoding Asp-tRNA(Asn)/Glu-tRNA(Gln) amidotransferase subunit GatC, with amino-acid sequence MSTSDAQHSADLNAQTVSAIANLARLSLNDTQSAEYAQSLNKILGMMETLKGIDTEGVEPLKSPFDNPQPLRADVVTESNHRDEYQAVAPATQDGLYLVPRVIE
- the gatA gene encoding Asp-tRNA(Asn)/Glu-tRNA(Gln) amidotransferase subunit GatA translates to MTDLHRLSIRELAEGLSQAKFSSRELTEHYLKRIAKIDSQVKSYVTVTPEQALAEADAADAALKAGNATALTGIPLAHKDIFCTKGIKTTAGSKILDNFISPYDATVVEKTKAAGLVTLGKVNMDEFAMGSTSESSYVGATNNPWALDHVPGGSSGGSAAAVAADLAPFATGTDTGGSIRQPASFCGLTGLKPTYGRVSRFGIIAYASSLDQAGPMARSAEDCAFLMNVMAGHDAKDSTSVKKEVDDYVANLNGTSVKGLRIGIPKQYFNVAGLDADVKARVEESLKKLEEMGATLVEIDLNMTEAYVPTYYLIAPAEASSNLSRYDGVRYGYRCENPADLMDLYKRSRSEGFGPEVQRRILIGTYALSAGYYDAYYVKAQKVRRLIQQDFLKAFENVDVIAAPSAPTTAYKIGANLSPTEMYLGDIYTLAVNLAGLPAINAPVGFDKDSLPVGLQLIGNYWSESQLLSIVHQYQQTTDWHTKRAAIAEENA
- the mreC gene encoding rod shape-determining protein MreC; this translates as MQQNIFSRQPPSFRSFIIAVITCLVVLFFDWRMPYVIQPARDVLYAAYNPIYALASYPVLSREWLNQQTKSEAQLRRENTAMQAELLQAQVRLQKLSELSAENTRLRGLLDTPLIIDGRMEIAEVIGTDADPLRHIIIINRGSMDHLKVGQTVLDDKGIMGQIINVYPHSSRIMLLSDKEHSLSVRLERTGMRAIVSGTGDLGRLKMEYVPTSANIQVGDKVFSSGLGEHFPAGYAVGTVAKIRRHNSGEFAEIDVTPAAQLATGHHVVVLFSESLAKEQPYADR